The Coregonus clupeaformis isolate EN_2021a chromosome 35, ASM2061545v1, whole genome shotgun sequence genome includes the window ATGTGACATGTTTGTTGCATAACGGGGCTTTGAAGCAGTAAGCTGTCTCTGAATATTATGAAGGTTGACTACATGGCAGGCACATATTAGAAAACAGGTTTTGGTTGGTTTACCTGCATCACAATGTAATTACAGAAAATTATAGTTTTGGAAACTATGGTGACAATATAATGTTATCGTAAAGCTCTGTATTTCATCCTTTTTGTTCTGTACATGTTTAATGGTAGATCTCTGATGTCCTTGACCACTGATATCCCCTCTGTTTAGTCTATGCCACCATGAGGAATCTTGCCAAGAAGGAGCGTCTGCTGGACTGTGTGAAGGGCCTGCACAAGGACACCCTGGACATCCTCCAGTTGGACATCACTGACCAGGGGTCCATTCTGGATGCcagggacagggtcagggagaaGAGGGTGAACATTCTGGGTACGGCCAGAGTCATGACTTACAGTTATAGTGTaatatcgtgtgtgtgtgtgcacgtgtgcatgcgtgtgtgtgtgtggggggttgtaTGTGGTTGTGTGCGCAAAACAGAATAACAGATGTCCTTCATATTTGTACATCAAAGACTATTTCTTTACATGTGTACAGCAGACAGTATGTCATGTGCTCTgactttctgtgtgtctgtggtctTCTTGTTGGCAGTGTGTAATGCTGGTGTGGGGTTGATGGGGCCGTTGGAGGCCCAGTCCCTGGCCACCATGAGGCAGATCCTGGAAGTCAATCTCCTGGGCACCATCAGCACCATCCAGGCCTTCCTACCAGGGATGAAGGCCCAGGGCCACGGACGCATCCTGGTCACTGGCAGCATCGGTGGGctaaagggtgagagagagagagcagggctgGGATGACAGGAGGGGGAGTGGGATGAAATTGCCCTTAGACACTGATCTGAGGTCAGATTTGGAGCTTTGTTCAGTATTTATTGCCATGATAATCACAGATctctgtgtgttattgtattgtaGGACTCCCCTTTAATGAGGTGTACTGTGCCAGTAAGTTTGCAGTAGAGGGCGCCTGTGAGTGTCTGGCCATTCTCCTGCAGCACTTCAACATCCAGTGAGTCCAGACAGAGGTCAACATCTCATGTATCCCTTTGTCAGTGTTTCGTTTTTTTGATGTGCACTGTATCTGTGTTAGTATTGATTGACTCCATCCACCATCATACAGTGTGAGTCTTATTGAGTGCGGCCCTGTCAACACGGATTTCCTGGACAACCCGCAGAGGGCAGAGCCAGGGGACTGTTCACTGCAGCAGGTCGACGCCCACACACGCAGCCTCTATGACACGTACCTGCAACACTGTGGGATGGTGTTCCAGAATGCAGCTcaggacacagaggatattgTGAAGGTACAGTAGGCTGTGGTGTGTCTGCAGTGGCCTAGAAGGACCACTAGAGGGGGTACTATTCCTAGTGCTTACTTGACATCTATTAGTTATTTAGCTGATCTCCTAAggtgctcctctccctctttctcctccctttctaccgttcaaaagtttggggttacttagaaatgtccttgttttttccatgaaaacatacatgaaatgagtttgaataggaaatatagcaaaatgaataggaaatgtagtcattgacaaggttataaataatgatttttaattgaaataataatt containing:
- the LOC121551500 gene encoding estradiol 17-beta-dehydrogenase 1-like, with the translated sequence MEQTVVLITGCSSGIGLSLAVRLASDPAKMYKVYATMRNLAKKERLLDCVKGLHKDTLDILQLDITDQGSILDARDRVREKRVNILVCNAGVGLMGPLEAQSLATMRQILEVNLLGTISTIQAFLPGMKAQGHGRILVTGSIGGLKGLPFNEVYCASKFAVEGACECLAILLQHFNIHVSLIECGPVNTDFLDNPQRAEPGDCSLQQVDAHTRSLYDTYLQHCGMVFQNAAQDTEDIVKVFLDAIQSSNPAFRYYTNNALLPLSSPKISALDGSQYIRTMSKIIFSTNGKEEQK